A genome region from Taeniopygia guttata chromosome 5, bTaeGut7.mat, whole genome shotgun sequence includes the following:
- the PLEKHG3 gene encoding pleckstrin homology domain-containing family G member 3 isoform X1 → MEDPPGTRTEVWAEGLHNANNNASPGGWPGARGGHPLAAFGGPGAKPSYLDRVVQEIVESERTYARDLRSIVEGYLGKIIDAEEPVLRPEQVSALFGNIEDIYELSSTLLQNLESCANDPVAVAVCFVTRSQEFAIYTQYCNNYPSSVAALTECMRSKVQARFLRECQERLRHALPLGAYLLKPVQRILKYHLLLQEIARHFEHKAGDDYELVLEAIDTMTCVAWYINDMKRKHEHAIRQQEIQSLLLGWKGPDLTSYGELVLEGTFRAQRVRHDRALFLFDKALLITKRRGDHYVYKSHIPCSSLMLIESTRDSLCFSLAHYKHGKQQHSLQAKSVEEKRMWTHHIKRLILENHHATIPQKAKEAILEMDLFYPPRLPRCSPERLKKSWSCQPLGDTATEPLQGRRQSEPFQHQGHTETLLERLQGHGGRRQLGVDSGRDQGARGADESGDTGMMPLSPSLPPEPTKHNLWHLGEQGLKVRPGLVGWGAQSLQPWHGALSLALTPTQNTSSDGVPLEVGEPRQHPRAWAVVEGMVEEEEEEEEEEALGKDCQEELPGSRDLLEPQEEQAGEHPWVLEGPKRPSSWGPGSCEKVSATPRPPPVSAQGPSTHTPNSSAGEHPKVPKSPSLVGTLVLPSGDREPEHAAEDLQVLSSEEEEEEEGEGTASILPPSVLDQASVIAERFGGGSSLSRRSSLALEGTLGRTPSHGGSTLSLDGGPPLESAEPGESRSGIPSPEPFVRARRESLLSNRDRLLLDKIKSYYGHAEHRDAGFGVHRRESLSFIPKGLVRSSVCRLNGLPRPPESPEPPTQPEPSELCQENGAQPPEPLLILEEDDVGTAVSPPVPPPQLVLIPPHPGTKVYQLARQYSLRIKSRRAGTRRPPLPPQEDGEPPPSTPSLAVPQDEALVASPSSRAPHSPSSPVGAEPFAWPDVRELRARFGAPRAPLVSRSRSPSEGPGRGGRPAGKERGSGRSRSAEANGGSDGPSPAPARYSSDGALWVAAEAPLGTGQRVLVLERLPEPPAYVQIRSPTTREKICLKAVVERCKAYQASEEYRRRCPETPGSPEPLRHGLVKDLRQKFQTLDAAS, encoded by the exons ATGGAGGATCCACCCGGCACCAGGACCGAGGTGTGGGCTGAGGGGCTCCATAATGCCAACAACAACGCATCCCCGGGGGGGTGGCCAGGTGCCCGTGGTGGGCACCCCCTGGCAGCtttcgggggtcccggggccaAGCCCAGCTACCTGGACCGTGTGGTGCAGGAGATCGTGGAGTCAGAGCGCACCTACGCCCGTGACCTGCGCAGCATCGTGGAG GGTTACCTGGGCAAGATCATCGACGCGGAGGAGCCGGTGCTGCGACCGGAGCAGGTCAGCGCGCTCTTCGGGAACATCGAGGACATCTACGAGCTCAGCAG CACCCTCCTGCAAAACCTGGAGAGCTGCGCCAATGACCCCGTGGCTGTGGCCGTGTGCTTCGTCACCCGG AGCCAGGAATTTGCCATCTACACCCAGTACTGCAACAACTACCCCAG CTCGGTGGCGGCGCTGACCGAGTGCATGAGGAGCAAGGTCCAGGCACGGTTCCTGCGGGAATGCCAGGAGCGGCTGCGCCACGCGCTGCCCCTCGGGGCCTACCTGCTTAAGCCTGTCCAGAGGATCCTCAAGTaccacctgctgctccag GAGATCGCCAGGCACTTCGAGCACAAGGCGGGGGACGACTACGAACTGGTGCTGGAGGCCATTGACACCATGACCTGCGTGGCCTGGTACATCAATGACATGAAGCGCAAGCACGAGCACGCCATCCGCCAGCAG GAGATCCagtcgctgctgctgggctggaaggggccgGATCTGACGAGCTATGgggagctggtgctggagggCACATTTCGGGCACAGCGGGTGCGCCATGACCGTGCCCTCTTCCTCTTCGACAAGGCCCTGCTCATCACCAAGCGCCGTGGTGACCACTATGTCTACAAGAGCCACATCCCG TGCTCCTCACTGATGCTGATTGAGAGCACGCGGGACTCACTGTGCTTCAGCCTGGCACACTACAAGCACggcaagcagcagcacagcctgcag gCCAAGAGTGTGGAGGAGAAGCGTATGTGGACTCACCACATCAAACGGCTCATCCTGGAGAACCACCACGCGACCATTCCCCAAAAG GCTAAGGAAGCCATCCTGGAGATGGATCTGTTCT atcCCCCGCGCCTGCCCCGCTGCAGCCCTGAACGCCTGAAGAAGAGCTGgtcctgccagcccctgggTGACACTGCCACCGAGCCACTCCAGGGACGCCGGCAGTCTG AGCCCTTCCAGCACCAGGGGCACACGGAGACGCTGCTGGAGCGGCTGCAGGGACACGGCGGGCGCCGGCAGTTGGGTGTGGACAGCGGACGGGATCAGGGGGCTCGGGGTGCTGATGAGtcgggggacacggggatgaTGCCActgtctccttccctccccccagAGCCCACCAAGCACAACCTGTGGCACCTGGGCGAGCAAG ggctgaAGGTAAGGCCGGGTCTGGTGGGTTGGGGTGCCCAGtctctccagccctggcacggggCGCTGAGCCTGGCGCTCACCCCCACACAGAACACCAGCAGTGACGGGGTGCCCCTGGAAGTGGGGGAGCCACGCCAGCACCCCAGAGCCTGGGCAGTGGTTGAGGGCAtggtggaggaggaagaggaggaggaggaagaggaggcttTGGGCAAGGActgccaggaggagctgccagggTCCAGGGATctgctggagccccaggaggagcag GCTGGGGAACACCCATGGGTGCTGGAGGGACCCAAGCGGCCGAGCAGCTGGGGGCCAGGGAGCTGTGAGAAGGTCAGTGCGACCCCCCGGCCCCCACCCGTGAGTGCCCAGGGACCCAGCACCCACACCCCtaacagcagtgctggggagcacCCCAaggtccccaaatccccatccctggtGGGGACCCTGGTGCTGCCCAGTGGGGATAGGGAACCGGAGCACGCTGCAGAGGATTTGCAGGTGCTGAGCAgcgaagaggaggaggaggaggagggggaaggaacCGCCAGCATCCTGCCACCCTCAGTACTGGACCAGGCCAGCGTCATCGCTGAGCGGTTCGGCGGTGGCAGCAGCTTGTCCCGAAGGAGCAGCCTGGCGCTGGAAGGGACCCTGGGACGCACCCCCAGCCACGGTGGCAGCACCCTCAGTCTGGATGGGGGCCCCCCACTCGAATCTGCGGAGCCCGGGGAGTCCCGCAGTGGCATCCCCTCGCCAGAGCCCTTTGTCAGAGCCCGCCGGGAATCTCTGCTCTCCAACCGGGACCGCCTGCTCCTCGACAAGATCAAGAGCTACTATGGCCATGCCGAGCACCGCGATGCCGGTTTTGGGGTGCACCGCCGCGAGAGCCTCTCCTTCATCCCTAAGGGGCTGGTGCGGAGCTCCGTGTGCCGCCTCAATGGGCTCCCACGGCCCCCCGAGAGCCCTGAGCCCCCCACCCAGCCCGAGCCatcagagctgtgccaggagaacGGGGCACAGCCTCCCGAGCCGCTGCTCATCCTGGAGGAGGATGATGTGGGCACCGCGGTGtcacccccagtgccacccccacaGCTGGTGCTGATTCCCCCTCACCCGGGCACCAAGGTGTACCAGCTGGCACGGCAGTACAGCCTCCGCATCAAGAGCCGCCGGGCCGGCACCCGCCGCCCCCCGCTGCCGCCGCAGGAAGATGGGGAGcccccccccagcaccccttCGCTGGCCGTGCCGCAGGACGAGGCACTGGTGGCGTCCCCGTCCTCGCGtgccccccacagcccctcgaGCCCCGTGGGCGCCGAGCCCTTTGCCTGGCCCGATGTGCGGGAGCTCCGTGCCCGTTTCGGTGCCCCGCGGGCGCCGCTGGTGAGCCGCAGCCGCTCGCCGTCCGAGGGTCCCGGCCGCGGTGGGCGCCCGGCCGGGAAGGAGCGGGGCAGCGGCCGGAGCCGCAGCGCCGAGGCCAACGGGGGCTCCGACGGCCCGAGCCCGGCGCCAGCGCGGTACAGCAGTGACGGGGCGCTGTGGGTGGCGGCCGAAGCCCCTCTGGGCACGGGGCAGcgggtgctggtgctggagcggctgccagagcccccCGCCTACGTGCAGATCCGGTCGCCCACCACGCGGGAGAAGATCTGCCTGAAGGCGGTGGTGGAGCGCTGCAAAGCCTACCAGGCGTCCGAGGAGTACCGGCGGCGCTGCCCCGAGACCCCCGGCAGCCCCGAGCCGCTGCGGCACGGCCTCGTCAAGGACCTGCGGCAGAAGTTTCAGACCCTCGACGCTGCCAGCTAG
- the PLEKHG3 gene encoding pleckstrin homology domain-containing family G member 3 isoform X2, which yields MEDPPGTRTEVWAEGLHNANNNASPGGWPGARGGHPLAAFGGPGAKPSYLDRVVQEIVESERTYARDLRSIVEGYLGKIIDAEEPVLRPEQVSALFGNIEDIYELSSTLLQNLESCANDPVAVAVCFVTRSQEFAIYTQYCNNYPSSVAALTECMRSKVQARFLRECQERLRHALPLGAYLLKPVQRILKYHLLLQEIARHFEHKAGDDYELVLEAIDTMTCVAWYINDMKRKHEHAIRQQEIQSLLLGWKGPDLTSYGELVLEGTFRAQRVRHDRALFLFDKALLITKRRGDHYVYKSHIPCSSLMLIESTRDSLCFSLAHYKHGKQQHSLQAKSVEEKRMWTHHIKRLILENHHATIPQKAKEAILEMDLFYPPRLPRCSPERLKKSWSCQPLGDTATEPLQGRRQSEPFQHQGHTETLLERLQGHGGRRQLEPTKHNLWHLGEQGLKVRPGLVGWGAQSLQPWHGALSLALTPTQNTSSDGVPLEVGEPRQHPRAWAVVEGMVEEEEEEEEEEALGKDCQEELPGSRDLLEPQEEQAGEHPWVLEGPKRPSSWGPGSCEKVSATPRPPPVSAQGPSTHTPNSSAGEHPKVPKSPSLVGTLVLPSGDREPEHAAEDLQVLSSEEEEEEEGEGTASILPPSVLDQASVIAERFGGGSSLSRRSSLALEGTLGRTPSHGGSTLSLDGGPPLESAEPGESRSGIPSPEPFVRARRESLLSNRDRLLLDKIKSYYGHAEHRDAGFGVHRRESLSFIPKGLVRSSVCRLNGLPRPPESPEPPTQPEPSELCQENGAQPPEPLLILEEDDVGTAVSPPVPPPQLVLIPPHPGTKVYQLARQYSLRIKSRRAGTRRPPLPPQEDGEPPPSTPSLAVPQDEALVASPSSRAPHSPSSPVGAEPFAWPDVRELRARFGAPRAPLVSRSRSPSEGPGRGGRPAGKERGSGRSRSAEANGGSDGPSPAPARYSSDGALWVAAEAPLGTGQRVLVLERLPEPPAYVQIRSPTTREKICLKAVVERCKAYQASEEYRRRCPETPGSPEPLRHGLVKDLRQKFQTLDAAS from the exons ATGGAGGATCCACCCGGCACCAGGACCGAGGTGTGGGCTGAGGGGCTCCATAATGCCAACAACAACGCATCCCCGGGGGGGTGGCCAGGTGCCCGTGGTGGGCACCCCCTGGCAGCtttcgggggtcccggggccaAGCCCAGCTACCTGGACCGTGTGGTGCAGGAGATCGTGGAGTCAGAGCGCACCTACGCCCGTGACCTGCGCAGCATCGTGGAG GGTTACCTGGGCAAGATCATCGACGCGGAGGAGCCGGTGCTGCGACCGGAGCAGGTCAGCGCGCTCTTCGGGAACATCGAGGACATCTACGAGCTCAGCAG CACCCTCCTGCAAAACCTGGAGAGCTGCGCCAATGACCCCGTGGCTGTGGCCGTGTGCTTCGTCACCCGG AGCCAGGAATTTGCCATCTACACCCAGTACTGCAACAACTACCCCAG CTCGGTGGCGGCGCTGACCGAGTGCATGAGGAGCAAGGTCCAGGCACGGTTCCTGCGGGAATGCCAGGAGCGGCTGCGCCACGCGCTGCCCCTCGGGGCCTACCTGCTTAAGCCTGTCCAGAGGATCCTCAAGTaccacctgctgctccag GAGATCGCCAGGCACTTCGAGCACAAGGCGGGGGACGACTACGAACTGGTGCTGGAGGCCATTGACACCATGACCTGCGTGGCCTGGTACATCAATGACATGAAGCGCAAGCACGAGCACGCCATCCGCCAGCAG GAGATCCagtcgctgctgctgggctggaaggggccgGATCTGACGAGCTATGgggagctggtgctggagggCACATTTCGGGCACAGCGGGTGCGCCATGACCGTGCCCTCTTCCTCTTCGACAAGGCCCTGCTCATCACCAAGCGCCGTGGTGACCACTATGTCTACAAGAGCCACATCCCG TGCTCCTCACTGATGCTGATTGAGAGCACGCGGGACTCACTGTGCTTCAGCCTGGCACACTACAAGCACggcaagcagcagcacagcctgcag gCCAAGAGTGTGGAGGAGAAGCGTATGTGGACTCACCACATCAAACGGCTCATCCTGGAGAACCACCACGCGACCATTCCCCAAAAG GCTAAGGAAGCCATCCTGGAGATGGATCTGTTCT atcCCCCGCGCCTGCCCCGCTGCAGCCCTGAACGCCTGAAGAAGAGCTGgtcctgccagcccctgggTGACACTGCCACCGAGCCACTCCAGGGACGCCGGCAGTCTG AGCCCTTCCAGCACCAGGGGCACACGGAGACGCTGCTGGAGCGGCTGCAGGGACACGGCGGGCGCCGGCAGTTGG AGCCCACCAAGCACAACCTGTGGCACCTGGGCGAGCAAG ggctgaAGGTAAGGCCGGGTCTGGTGGGTTGGGGTGCCCAGtctctccagccctggcacggggCGCTGAGCCTGGCGCTCACCCCCACACAGAACACCAGCAGTGACGGGGTGCCCCTGGAAGTGGGGGAGCCACGCCAGCACCCCAGAGCCTGGGCAGTGGTTGAGGGCAtggtggaggaggaagaggaggaggaggaagaggaggcttTGGGCAAGGActgccaggaggagctgccagggTCCAGGGATctgctggagccccaggaggagcag GCTGGGGAACACCCATGGGTGCTGGAGGGACCCAAGCGGCCGAGCAGCTGGGGGCCAGGGAGCTGTGAGAAGGTCAGTGCGACCCCCCGGCCCCCACCCGTGAGTGCCCAGGGACCCAGCACCCACACCCCtaacagcagtgctggggagcacCCCAaggtccccaaatccccatccctggtGGGGACCCTGGTGCTGCCCAGTGGGGATAGGGAACCGGAGCACGCTGCAGAGGATTTGCAGGTGCTGAGCAgcgaagaggaggaggaggaggagggggaaggaacCGCCAGCATCCTGCCACCCTCAGTACTGGACCAGGCCAGCGTCATCGCTGAGCGGTTCGGCGGTGGCAGCAGCTTGTCCCGAAGGAGCAGCCTGGCGCTGGAAGGGACCCTGGGACGCACCCCCAGCCACGGTGGCAGCACCCTCAGTCTGGATGGGGGCCCCCCACTCGAATCTGCGGAGCCCGGGGAGTCCCGCAGTGGCATCCCCTCGCCAGAGCCCTTTGTCAGAGCCCGCCGGGAATCTCTGCTCTCCAACCGGGACCGCCTGCTCCTCGACAAGATCAAGAGCTACTATGGCCATGCCGAGCACCGCGATGCCGGTTTTGGGGTGCACCGCCGCGAGAGCCTCTCCTTCATCCCTAAGGGGCTGGTGCGGAGCTCCGTGTGCCGCCTCAATGGGCTCCCACGGCCCCCCGAGAGCCCTGAGCCCCCCACCCAGCCCGAGCCatcagagctgtgccaggagaacGGGGCACAGCCTCCCGAGCCGCTGCTCATCCTGGAGGAGGATGATGTGGGCACCGCGGTGtcacccccagtgccacccccacaGCTGGTGCTGATTCCCCCTCACCCGGGCACCAAGGTGTACCAGCTGGCACGGCAGTACAGCCTCCGCATCAAGAGCCGCCGGGCCGGCACCCGCCGCCCCCCGCTGCCGCCGCAGGAAGATGGGGAGcccccccccagcaccccttCGCTGGCCGTGCCGCAGGACGAGGCACTGGTGGCGTCCCCGTCCTCGCGtgccccccacagcccctcgaGCCCCGTGGGCGCCGAGCCCTTTGCCTGGCCCGATGTGCGGGAGCTCCGTGCCCGTTTCGGTGCCCCGCGGGCGCCGCTGGTGAGCCGCAGCCGCTCGCCGTCCGAGGGTCCCGGCCGCGGTGGGCGCCCGGCCGGGAAGGAGCGGGGCAGCGGCCGGAGCCGCAGCGCCGAGGCCAACGGGGGCTCCGACGGCCCGAGCCCGGCGCCAGCGCGGTACAGCAGTGACGGGGCGCTGTGGGTGGCGGCCGAAGCCCCTCTGGGCACGGGGCAGcgggtgctggtgctggagcggctgccagagcccccCGCCTACGTGCAGATCCGGTCGCCCACCACGCGGGAGAAGATCTGCCTGAAGGCGGTGGTGGAGCGCTGCAAAGCCTACCAGGCGTCCGAGGAGTACCGGCGGCGCTGCCCCGAGACCCCCGGCAGCCCCGAGCCGCTGCGGCACGGCCTCGTCAAGGACCTGCGGCAGAAGTTTCAGACCCTCGACGCTGCCAGCTAG